A genomic window from Streptomyces mirabilis includes:
- a CDS encoding CoA transferase, with protein sequence MTQQVRALAGTRVIDAATMVAGPLGASILADFGADVVKVEPIAGDESRTFGPGRNGMSGVYAGVNRNKRAIALDLRTEEGRELFHELCASADVLIENMLPAAHAKFGLTAEELRERHPHLICLNVSGYGDSGPSAGRPALDPVAQALTGMIQATGDSDGRGIKAGPPVADSSAGYLVAIAALVSLFAKQKTGAGQNGSVSLVASLFHLQSPWLGQYMLADYVAPRVGNASNFYAPYNAYATRDGGAVHVVAFNDRHFERFVKAAGAEHLLDDERFTNAASRLAHREELDVVLAPWFAERDRDDIVTLLTDQNIICAPVLAYDEAVEHPQIRALELVVDLESKALGEVRVPGLPIKLSDTPGRVERPPTALGEHTAELLKELGHNDQDIARLLAARVVR encoded by the coding sequence GGGCGCGTCGATCCTGGCTGACTTCGGTGCCGACGTGGTCAAGGTGGAGCCCATCGCAGGGGACGAGTCCCGTACGTTCGGCCCCGGCCGAAACGGCATGAGCGGTGTCTACGCCGGGGTCAACCGGAACAAGCGGGCGATCGCACTCGATCTGCGCACGGAGGAGGGCCGGGAGCTCTTCCACGAGCTGTGCGCCAGCGCCGACGTGCTGATCGAGAACATGCTCCCCGCTGCCCACGCCAAGTTCGGCCTGACCGCCGAGGAGCTCCGGGAGCGCCACCCCCACCTGATCTGCCTGAACGTGAGCGGTTACGGCGACAGCGGCCCGTCGGCCGGCCGGCCCGCGCTGGATCCTGTCGCCCAGGCCCTCACCGGCATGATCCAGGCCACCGGGGACTCCGACGGCCGCGGCATCAAGGCCGGCCCGCCGGTGGCCGACAGCTCGGCCGGATACCTGGTCGCCATCGCGGCCCTGGTCTCGCTCTTCGCGAAGCAGAAGACCGGAGCCGGCCAGAACGGCTCGGTGTCACTGGTGGCCTCGCTGTTCCACCTTCAGTCGCCGTGGCTGGGCCAGTACATGCTGGCCGACTACGTGGCACCGCGCGTCGGCAACGCGAGCAACTTCTACGCGCCGTACAACGCGTACGCGACGCGCGACGGCGGGGCCGTCCACGTCGTCGCCTTCAACGACCGGCACTTCGAGCGGTTCGTGAAGGCGGCCGGCGCCGAGCACCTGCTCGACGACGAGCGGTTCACGAACGCGGCGAGCCGGCTGGCCCACCGCGAGGAACTCGACGTGGTGCTCGCACCCTGGTTCGCCGAGCGCGACCGGGACGACATCGTCACCCTGCTCACCGACCAGAACATCATCTGCGCCCCGGTCCTCGCGTACGACGAGGCCGTGGAGCACCCCCAGATCCGCGCGCTCGAACTGGTCGTCGACCTGGAGAGCAAGGCCCTCGGCGAGGTCCGGGTGCCGGGCCTGCCGATCAAGCTGTCGGACACTCCCGGCCGTGTGGAGCGTCCGCCGACCGCCCTGGGCGAGCACACCGCCGAGCTTCTCAAGGAGCTCGGCCACAACGACCAAGACATCGCACGGCTGCTGGCCGCGCGCGTCGTCCGCTGA
- a CDS encoding TIGR03619 family F420-dependent LLM class oxidoreductase produces the protein MKVGIRIPGAGPWAGPDAISEVSRYAEKIGFDSLWMTDHVALPTKVETAYPYTADGKFLWAPETPYLDCLTALTWAAAATETVELGTSCLILPWRPLVQTSKTLVSIDVLSKGRLSVAIGVGWMKEQFEALGAPFKDRGRRVTEMVKAMRQMWTEDEVSWDGDFYNLHDFMMFPKPVRGTIPVWFAGYSEASLRRIAAIGDGWHPLAVGPEDYAGYLATLKSYVEQAGRDMSEITLTARPLRKAPYNAETIEAYGDLGVTHFICDTSFEHATLESAMEELQALAEAVLPTAHRLP, from the coding sequence ATGAAGGTTGGTATCAGGATCCCCGGCGCCGGTCCCTGGGCCGGACCGGACGCGATCAGCGAGGTCTCCCGCTACGCGGAGAAGATCGGCTTCGACTCGCTGTGGATGACTGACCACGTGGCCCTGCCCACGAAGGTGGAGACGGCCTACCCGTACACCGCCGACGGCAAGTTCCTCTGGGCGCCCGAAACCCCCTACCTGGACTGCCTCACCGCGCTGACCTGGGCCGCGGCCGCGACGGAGACCGTCGAGCTGGGCACGTCCTGCCTGATCCTGCCGTGGCGCCCGCTGGTACAGACGTCGAAGACGCTGGTGAGCATCGACGTCCTGTCCAAGGGCCGCCTGTCCGTCGCCATCGGCGTCGGCTGGATGAAGGAGCAGTTCGAGGCGCTGGGCGCGCCGTTCAAGGACCGCGGCCGCCGGGTGACCGAGATGGTCAAGGCCATGCGTCAGATGTGGACCGAGGACGAGGTCTCCTGGGACGGCGACTTCTACAACCTGCACGACTTCATGATGTTCCCCAAACCCGTGCGCGGCACGATACCGGTCTGGTTCGCCGGCTACAGCGAGGCGTCGCTGCGCCGTATCGCCGCCATCGGTGACGGCTGGCACCCGCTGGCCGTGGGCCCGGAGGACTACGCGGGCTACCTCGCCACGCTGAAGTCGTACGTGGAGCAGGCCGGCCGCGACATGAGCGAGATCACGCTCACCGCGCGCCCGCTGCGCAAGGCGCCCTACAACGCCGAGACGATCGAGGCGTACGGCGACCTCGGTGTCACCCATTTCATCTGCGACACCTCGTTCGAGCACGCCACGCTCGAGTCCGCGATGGAGGAACTGCAGGCCCTCGCCGAGGCGGTCCTGCCGACCGCGCACCGTCTCCCCTGA
- a CDS encoding aldehyde dehydrogenase family protein — MRALTSSVPLVLGDQLTDASNGATFETVNPADGSVIAKVAEATVEDVARAVEAARAGAKAWQRMRPSQRTRLMLRYAALIEANKERLAELQTRDMGKPIRESATIDLPVMVETVEYFAGLVTKIEGRTTPAPGRFLNYTVREPIGVVGAITPWNFPAVQSIWKIAPALAMGNSIVLKPAQLAPLVPVALGELALEAGIPAGVVNVLPGRGSVAGNALVQHPGVGKVTFTGSTEIGQEIGRMAADRLITTSLELGGKSALVAFADASPKAVADVVFTAMYGNQGETCTAPSRLLVERPIYDEVVELVKARVDAARVGDPLDPETEIGPLVNAAQRDSVHSYVVSGAEEGARLLAGSTEAPAEGPGFFYRPALFADVAPDMRIAREEIFGPVLGVLPFEGEEQAIELANDTIYGLAAGVFTRDVGRALRFAGTLDAGNVWINSWGVLNPASPYRGFRHSGYGSDLGRSAIESFTKEKSVWARLD; from the coding sequence ATGCGTGCACTCACCTCCAGTGTTCCGCTGGTCCTCGGTGACCAGCTCACAGACGCCTCGAACGGAGCCACGTTCGAGACCGTCAACCCCGCCGACGGCAGCGTCATCGCGAAGGTCGCCGAGGCGACCGTGGAAGACGTCGCCCGCGCCGTCGAGGCCGCGCGAGCCGGCGCCAAGGCGTGGCAGCGGATGCGGCCCTCGCAGCGCACCCGTCTGATGCTGCGCTACGCGGCGCTCATCGAAGCGAACAAGGAGCGGCTCGCCGAGCTGCAGACCCGCGACATGGGCAAGCCGATCCGCGAGTCCGCGACGATCGACCTGCCGGTCATGGTTGAGACCGTGGAGTACTTCGCCGGCCTCGTGACCAAGATCGAGGGGCGGACGACCCCGGCCCCCGGCCGCTTCCTGAACTACACGGTGCGCGAGCCGATCGGTGTGGTCGGTGCGATCACCCCGTGGAACTTCCCCGCCGTGCAGTCGATCTGGAAGATCGCGCCGGCCCTGGCGATGGGCAACTCCATTGTCCTGAAGCCGGCGCAGCTGGCACCCCTCGTGCCGGTGGCGCTGGGTGAGCTGGCCCTGGAGGCCGGCATCCCCGCCGGCGTCGTGAACGTCCTGCCGGGCCGCGGCTCGGTGGCGGGAAACGCGCTGGTCCAGCACCCGGGCGTCGGCAAGGTCACCTTCACCGGTTCGACCGAGATCGGCCAGGAGATCGGCCGGATGGCGGCGGACCGGCTGATCACCACCTCCCTGGAGCTGGGCGGCAAGTCGGCGCTGGTCGCCTTCGCGGACGCCTCCCCGAAGGCGGTCGCCGACGTGGTCTTCACGGCCATGTACGGCAACCAGGGCGAGACCTGCACCGCGCCCAGCCGGCTCCTGGTCGAGCGCCCGATCTACGACGAGGTCGTGGAGCTGGTCAAGGCACGGGTCGACGCGGCCCGGGTCGGCGACCCGCTCGACCCCGAGACGGAGATCGGCCCGCTGGTCAACGCGGCGCAGCGCGACTCGGTTCACTCCTATGTGGTGTCGGGCGCCGAGGAGGGTGCCCGTCTGCTGGCGGGCAGCACCGAGGCTCCGGCAGAGGGTCCGGGCTTCTTCTACCGGCCGGCGCTGTTCGCGGACGTGGCCCCGGACATGCGGATCGCTCGCGAGGAGATCTTCGGCCCCGTCCTCGGTGTGCTGCCGTTCGAGGGCGAGGAGCAGGCGATCGAGCTGGCGAACGACACGATCTACGGCCTCGCGGCCGGTGTGTTCACCCGCGATGTCGGCCGGGCCCTGCGCTTCGCGGGGACGCTGGACGCGGGGAACGTGTGGATCAACAGCTGGGGCGTGCTCAACCCGGCCTCGCCGTACCGCGGGTTCCGCCACAGCGGCTACGGCAGTGACCTCGGTCGCAGCGCGATCGAGAGCTTCACGAAGGAGAAGAGCGTATGGGCACGTCTGGACTAG
- a CDS encoding AMP-binding protein — MGTSGLAPQGADVPVVARLRDLRGVSRWSPAADYSIAQDALFAQDPDAVAVLTAGPQEVGEITFGEVQEAALRIGDVLRAQGVAPGDRIALYLDPSPAAAEAVFGVLAAGAVLLPIPRLMAGGSVAHRLSDSGAKVLVTDGLGLDRLRSTGCDVEGLAVLTVDGTEGKGIAGRKVDDHSAAPWPAGPTTPALLMYTSGTSGPPKGILHGHQVLLGHAGVDYAFELFQPGDVYYGTADWGWIGGLMLGLLVPWSFGVPVVAQRQTRFDANATLDLFARCGVTTAFLPPSVLRLLQANGRAPERRLRAVVTGGEPAGRSEMAWSRLHLSQAVNKAYGQTEANGLIGDSAALGSVDDDTMGAPYPGHTIALLGEDGREVAHGEVGEIALRLPDPVALLGIWDARTEGPVPPAGDWHRTNDLARRAHGQRLEYLGRADDVIKSRGYRIGPSEIEDALVNHPLVAEAAAVGIPDDRIGQRVKVFLRFTDGEAGGEVGEALRSELCDLVAATVGPHAKPREFEVVSSLPRTETGKLLRRELAPARH, encoded by the coding sequence ATGGGCACGTCTGGACTAGCGCCGCAGGGCGCCGACGTCCCGGTCGTCGCCCGCCTGCGGGACCTTCGGGGTGTCTCCCGGTGGTCGCCGGCCGCGGACTACTCGATCGCGCAGGACGCGCTCTTCGCGCAGGATCCGGACGCGGTGGCCGTGCTCACGGCCGGACCGCAGGAAGTCGGCGAGATCACGTTCGGCGAGGTCCAGGAGGCCGCGCTGCGGATCGGCGACGTACTGCGGGCGCAGGGCGTCGCCCCGGGCGACCGGATCGCGCTCTACCTCGACCCCTCGCCGGCCGCGGCGGAGGCCGTCTTCGGAGTGCTGGCCGCCGGGGCGGTGCTCCTTCCGATCCCGCGTCTCATGGCCGGCGGCTCGGTCGCTCACCGCCTGAGCGACTCGGGGGCGAAGGTGCTCGTCACCGACGGGCTGGGTCTTGACCGGCTGCGGTCGACGGGCTGCGACGTCGAGGGCCTCGCCGTGCTGACGGTCGACGGGACCGAGGGGAAGGGGATTGCCGGCCGTAAGGTCGACGACCACTCCGCCGCACCCTGGCCGGCCGGTCCGACGACCCCCGCGCTGCTGATGTACACCTCGGGCACCAGCGGTCCGCCCAAGGGCATCCTGCACGGCCACCAGGTGCTGCTCGGCCACGCCGGAGTGGACTACGCCTTCGAGTTGTTCCAGCCCGGGGACGTCTACTACGGGACGGCCGACTGGGGGTGGATCGGTGGCCTCATGCTGGGGCTCCTCGTCCCGTGGTCGTTCGGCGTCCCGGTCGTCGCGCAGCGGCAGACGCGTTTCGATGCGAACGCCACGCTGGACCTGTTCGCGCGGTGCGGTGTCACGACCGCCTTCCTGCCGCCTTCCGTCCTGCGCCTGTTGCAGGCGAACGGCCGGGCGCCCGAGCGCAGGCTGCGTGCCGTCGTCACCGGCGGCGAGCCGGCGGGGCGCTCGGAGATGGCGTGGTCCCGGCTGCACCTGTCGCAGGCCGTGAACAAGGCGTACGGCCAGACCGAGGCGAACGGTCTCATCGGTGACTCGGCGGCGCTGGGCTCCGTCGACGACGACACGATGGGTGCCCCGTATCCGGGTCACACCATCGCGCTGCTCGGCGAGGACGGCCGGGAGGTCGCTCACGGTGAGGTCGGCGAGATCGCCCTGCGGCTTCCCGACCCGGTCGCGCTCCTGGGGATCTGGGATGCGAGGACCGAGGGCCCGGTGCCCCCGGCCGGCGACTGGCACCGGACGAACGACCTGGCCAGGCGTGCTCATGGACAGCGCCTGGAGTACCTGGGCCGCGCGGACGACGTCATCAAGAGCCGCGGCTACCGGATCGGCCCCTCGGAGATCGAGGACGCCCTGGTGAACCACCCGCTGGTGGCCGAGGCCGCCGCGGTCGGCATCCCGGACGACAGGATCGGTCAGCGGGTGAAGGTCTTCCTGCGGTTCACCGACGGTGAGGCCGGCGGTGAGGTCGGTGAGGCGCTCCGCTCGGAGCTGTGCGACCTGGTGGCCGCCACGGTCGGGCCGCACGCCAAACCCCGTGAGTTCGAAGTGGTCTCGTCCCTGCCGAGGACGGAGACCGGGAAGCTCCTGCGGCGCGAACTCGCACCGGCCCGGCACTGA
- a CDS encoding VOC family protein produces the protein MRRFWHVGLNVTDMDRTIEFYRLVGFEVVQDKEVDDANLARAFMIDQGSKLRFAHMRLNNAPDEAMLDIIEWRDVPATRERSVADTVNPGLCRFSILTDDIQGEYDRLSVAGVKFLHTPQTVMAPDGVNGWKILFAADPDGTLFHFVELVGNSAKH, from the coding sequence ATGCGTAGATTCTGGCATGTCGGTCTCAACGTCACCGACATGGACCGCACCATCGAGTTCTACCGACTCGTGGGCTTCGAGGTCGTGCAGGACAAGGAGGTCGACGACGCCAACCTCGCGCGGGCGTTCATGATCGACCAGGGCAGCAAGCTGCGCTTCGCGCACATGCGCCTGAACAACGCGCCCGATGAAGCGATGCTCGACATCATCGAGTGGCGCGACGTGCCGGCGACCCGCGAGCGGTCCGTCGCCGACACCGTCAACCCCGGCCTGTGCCGCTTCTCGATCCTCACGGACGACATCCAGGGCGAGTACGACCGCCTGAGCGTCGCGGGCGTCAAGTTCCTGCACACCCCTCAGACCGTCATGGCTCCCGACGGGGTGAACGGGTGGAAGATCCTCTTCGCGGCGGACCCCGACGGTACGCTGTTCCACTTTGTCGAGTTGGTAGGGAACTCAGCCAAGCACTGA
- a CDS encoding IclR family transcriptional regulator → MAKGPSESSDVVVDDDADQGAGVLVPAVSRTVRVLDHLVRHADGATVTELAKSCGLAKSTASNLIRTMVSEGLIEYSSDTRRYNLGPLLVEYGVAAVTRTTPVAEARPFMERLAERTELACLAISPMPDGHFTAIAKIESRKDIKITIEIGSRFDRDAPLLSRLTDAWRDGVPAADDDSRREEVRSRGFGVVFGEYAPELNVMGFPVFDRDGQPCLVISLLGVGTDLTPQDIDELAPYLVTAARAITVRSGGRVPADYPEAGPERSAG, encoded by the coding sequence GTGGCGAAGGGGCCTTCCGAATCCAGCGACGTGGTCGTCGACGACGATGCCGACCAGGGAGCCGGGGTTCTCGTGCCGGCGGTGTCGCGCACGGTACGGGTACTCGACCACCTGGTCCGGCACGCCGACGGGGCGACGGTCACCGAGCTCGCCAAATCGTGTGGGCTGGCCAAGAGCACGGCGTCGAACCTGATCCGGACGATGGTCAGTGAAGGTCTCATCGAGTACAGCTCCGACACCCGGCGCTACAACCTGGGACCGCTGCTCGTGGAGTACGGCGTGGCGGCGGTCACCAGGACCACCCCGGTCGCCGAGGCACGGCCGTTCATGGAGCGGCTGGCCGAGCGGACCGAGCTGGCGTGTCTCGCGATCTCGCCGATGCCCGACGGGCACTTCACCGCGATCGCGAAGATCGAGAGCCGCAAGGACATCAAGATCACCATCGAGATCGGCTCCCGGTTCGACCGGGACGCGCCACTGCTCAGCCGGCTGACGGACGCGTGGCGTGACGGCGTGCCGGCCGCGGACGACGATTCGCGCCGCGAGGAAGTGCGCTCCCGCGGTTTCGGAGTCGTCTTCGGGGAGTACGCCCCCGAGCTGAACGTCATGGGTTTCCCCGTCTTCGACCGTGACGGGCAGCCCTGCCTCGTGATCAGCCTGCTCGGCGTGGGAACGGATCTCACGCCGCAGGACATCGACGAGTTGGCCCCGTACCTGGTCACCGCCGCGCGTGCCATCACGGTGCGCAGTGGCGGCCGGGTACCGGCCGACTACCCGGAGGCGGGCCCGGAGCGATCCGCCGGCTGA
- the npdG gene encoding NADPH-dependent F420 reductase — translation MDSHTIAVVGGTGPQGKGLALHFARAGHKVVIGSRSAGRAEEAAAEIRARVGSAVDVLGLDNRGAVEAAEAVLIVVPWDGHEELIGALAPVLAGKLVISCVNPLGFDKRGAYGLDVEDGSAAEQTQRLVPDAVVVGAFHHLSAVSLWEAEGPLGHEDVLVVGDDKDAKEKVAALAATITGRPGIDGGVLRLARQLEPLTAVLININRRYKTRSGVSVSGIPA, via the coding sequence ATGGACAGCCACACTATCGCCGTTGTGGGAGGTACCGGTCCACAGGGCAAGGGCCTGGCCCTGCACTTCGCCCGCGCCGGCCACAAGGTCGTCATCGGATCCCGCTCAGCCGGGCGCGCCGAGGAGGCCGCGGCCGAGATCCGCGCGCGGGTCGGCTCGGCCGTCGACGTCCTCGGCCTGGACAACAGGGGTGCCGTCGAGGCGGCCGAGGCCGTCCTGATCGTCGTGCCGTGGGACGGCCACGAGGAACTGATCGGGGCTCTCGCGCCGGTGCTGGCGGGGAAGCTGGTCATCAGCTGCGTCAACCCGCTCGGCTTCGACAAGCGCGGCGCGTACGGCCTGGACGTCGAGGACGGCAGCGCCGCCGAGCAGACGCAGAGGCTCGTGCCCGACGCCGTGGTCGTCGGCGCGTTCCACCACCTGTCCGCCGTCTCCCTGTGGGAGGCCGAGGGCCCCCTCGGTCACGAGGACGTCCTGGTGGTCGGCGACGACAAGGACGCCAAGGAGAAGGTCGCCGCCCTCGCCGCGACGATCACCGGCCGCCCCGGCATCGACGGCGGTGTCCTGCGCCTGGCCCGTCAGCTGGAGCCGCTCACCGCCGTTCTCATCAACATCAACCGGCGCTACAAGACCCGTTCGGGCGTCTCGGTCTCCGGGATCCCGGCATGA
- a CDS encoding NIPSNAP family protein codes for MILELREYIALPDRTEDLHRRFADETLDLFREFGLDLRGFWHVVDDRRRIYYLCAFDDVNAAVVFWDAFRADPRWIELKERSEADGPLIEEIVSTYLTEPDYVAARR; via the coding sequence ATGATCCTCGAACTGCGCGAGTACATCGCGCTGCCGGACCGGACTGAGGACCTGCACCGGCGCTTCGCCGACGAGACCCTGGACCTCTTCAGGGAATTCGGTCTGGACCTCAGGGGTTTCTGGCACGTCGTCGACGACCGGCGGCGGATCTACTACCTGTGCGCGTTCGATGACGTGAACGCAGCAGTCGTGTTCTGGGATGCCTTCAGGGCGGATCCGCGGTGGATCGAGCTGAAGGAACGCAGTGAGGCCGATGGCCCGTTGATCGAGGAAATCGTGAGCACGTACCTCACTGAGCCCGACTACGTGGCAGCTCGTCGCTGA